DNA from Asterias amurensis chromosome 7, ASM3211899v1:
GAATAACTAGccttaacttttgttttatttttctttgtctttaGTTTCGAGTTATTTCATGGAAAGCCAACTACAGCTACAAATGTCAACCTGTTGATTATTCGGACAGTGTTTTGGGGAAAAGGGTGAGAATTCAAAACAATCTGCCTGTAATAATTAGCCATTTGCATGTTAAATTTTTATAGTGCCCGGTAGAATGACGTTTTTGATAACAAGTTACCACTTCAATTTGAGTTCCTCGGATTATCCAGACaggttgctatgtcacatgattagttGATGTTGTCTGCAGCCTTaaagactgtgaaggggttaaACCCGTTTTCAGCCTCAGGAAGTAGGTTGCAACTGTGCCCCTGGTGCCAGTTGATCTGGCTTGACAGACCAAATTGGTTAAGTGTAGCTCTCACCTAAAGTGGTCGTCTGACCATGGAGCAATGGTCTGACCTTGTGAGTTTGGGGATATCTCATTTAATTTTAGCTGGTGTATTAAGGGTCTGACATTTTGTTACattaaaaacatgaaacttGATTGAATTATtcacttttcatgttttggATGATTTGTTCACCCCTCCTCCCAGATGGCAGATGTTTGCTGGTGGTTCTTCTTCTCCAAAGTAATTGAGACGTTAGACACAGCTTTCTTCATTCTACGCAAGAAGAACAACCAGGTGACATTCCTTCATGTGTACCATCACAGTAGTATGATGGTCAACTGGTGGCTTGGAGTCAAGCTAGTAGCCGGTGGACAATGTAAGTCATTTCTTCTCTTTACTTTCAAGACCTAATAATtatctgtttttcttttctttgtttgcATTAAAATTTTATGTTATCACTGAAATACTTGAATGGAAGTGTTTGGGACACGCTGAAATATTTTATCCattcaatacaaaataataaataaaaaggcccaCATCCTCCTCTATTTGGAAAAAACCTGgatgatcaactggtatttcttttttacttggcctcAGTCTTGTCGAATACAAGATCAGCAAAGAGTTGATTGTTTGGTGTTTACACAAAGTGTACTTGTCCTATAGAATGTGCACGGAGTAAAgtttgacaattattttgacagATTTTGCATTTATCCCTGCAGCATTTTTCCTGGCCATGATCAACTCTTTTGTACACATCATCATGTACAGTTACTATGGGTTATCAGCTATGGGCCCAGGCATGCAGAAATACCTATGGTGGAAGCGATACATCACTGTCCTACAATTGGTAAGATTAGATCAGAGGTGTACCGGTAGTTACTCAACCATGTAATCATTTTAATCAGGCCCATAATCAGAGCATCTGACTAAAGTACAGTGGATTCTGGTTACAACAAGATCCCACACACTTTTGCACACAAAATTGTATGGGTTTTGGGACATTTTATTGTTGTTCTATTATTCACCTTTTGAAGAACCACATTGTGGGGAcccagttaaagacactggacattattggtaattgtcaaagactagtcttctcacttggtgtatctcaacatatgcatgaaataacaattaagcctgtgaaaatttgaactcattctggtcgttgaagttgcgagataattatggaagaaaaaacacccttgccacacaaagttTTATGCTTCCAAAtacttgatttcgtgacctcaaaatctaattctgaggcatctaaatcaaattcaaataatttgacttatttctcaaaaaatgttttatactatcaacagctctccattgcttgttaccaagtaagtttttatgctagcaattattttgagtaattaccaatagtgttcagtgcctttaacaaagaaCAACGCTATGAGAACCTttgttcaattgtgtaaaaGTCCCCACAGCTTTGGGTATGCCTTTCGTCTGGACTGGCCATCTACCTCTTAATAACAGGAATGTTGTTTAATGCTAATTACGTTTTCTAGAAAATGTGTCAATTGTAGCAGGCTGTTTGAGATCTGTATGGAGGCTATTCCAATATAAAATACCTCGTTGCATCAGACTGTTTTTATGGAGTGATGTTCAACCATATTTTACTTGAAAATCACCTTTGAGTGCCACACGAGTGCCATGAGAATGTAGTGATTTGGCAAGAGGAAACATGTCATTGAATTAATCCGGTAATATTCTGTGTTTATACTTTAATATAAATTTGTTCTCtctttttgttatgttttccaCAGGCCCAGTTTATCGCCATCATCGTTCATACTGGATACAACTTAACCATAGATTGCGATTTCCCGCAAGCTTTCAATTACGCAGTTTTCTTCTATTGTATAAGTCTTGTAATGCTCTTTAGTAATTTCTACATTAGAGCCTACAACTCAAAGGATCTTAAGGAAGATAAGTACAAAGTTTAAGAGCAACTTAAGAAGAGTGTCCAGGATTTTGAAGTTGAAGTTAGGACAGTGGGTGGAAGAgtgctgggtccaatttcaaaaagcatgTCAGCtcaaaaacttgctgagcacagaaaAGTGTTGCTTTACAGAAACAgccataacatttacattgatgcaactggtgccccattcaatgtttgcttagcaaagaaagttTTCAAGCAGTATTCAAAAGGAAATAAAATAGACCATTGTTATAGTAAGCAACTTTCACTCAAATCAAAGTTTCTGGGCTCTTGAAATGAATTTTCCTTTTACAGATTAAGCATCATTTTGAGAGTTTTTCAATAAATTCTCAGCTACAGGGAACTGAGTGAATGTATACATTTTGGTCataactcttaaaattaatttgcaATAAAACACTTTAGGTCAGTCTAGAAGCCTCAGCAACTTTCAAtagtatttgagaaaatttcacttcaaattaatgtggttatggagAAATGTTCAAGTTCTATCCCCAACCAAaagttgaatctgagaagcatttctGCAAGACACGCTCAAGATTTTCGGCATTTATCTCAATAACCCTACCACCTTTGGAaattaaatttacacaggttagtTTTGTTAAATAATATCATTATAAAACAACCACAAACCAAAGGTCTACGTTCCTTTTAAGTactccatttttgtttgtatatttattttattttgttatttacatgtagatgtttttcTCCTTTAGTTAGTTTAAACCTGTAGTATGTTCTAGTCTTCTTAACCTTGACCATTGGCACCTTAGCTGTTAGATGTTCAAACAAATCACTATTAGTGGAAggaatgtatacgtttggtagtcactcttaaaggcagtggacactactggtatttactcaaaataattgttggcataaaaccttacttggtaacaaatagtggggagcggttgatagtataaaacattgtgagaaacagctccctctgaaataacgtagttttcgagaaagaagtaattttccacaaatctgaattcaagacctcagaattagattttgaggtctcgaactcaagcacgaaagcacacaactttgtgtgacaagggtattttttctttcattattatctcgcaattttgatgaccaaattgagctcaaattttgacaggtttgttattttatgcatatgttgagatacaccaagtgagaagattggtctttgacaattaccaatagtgtccagtgtctttaaaatattgCAATACAAACTTTGGGTTGGAAACCTTCAGTAGCATTTAATTGTACACAAATCAAATTTAGTTTTATAAAAGGtttgttaagaattttgtttttcaattattgATATCTGCAAACACTGAGCAACTACAGCaagatttacaaacaatgtgTCTGCAACATGATACCTGCAGATGAGTAGTGCTTGATATCATTAGAAGAAGCTAGTAATAATGAATGTAACTTTGTTCCAACCTTGAGCATATGAAGGTGTCTccttttcattgttttcataatcccttttctttttatacataaaatatCACTTTGTGCTGCATTCAAACATTTCAttccaataaaataatttatatttttaaacgATACTGAGCTTGCACCGTTTCATTTGTCTGTTATTGTCGTTTTTTGAGGGTCCATATAAGGTGAATTGTCAGGcagtcttttgtttttgttgtgtgggGGTGGGGGAATGGGGTGTGGTGGGGCAGGGAGTGGTTGGAGGAAGGGGATGTTGGCTTCCTGTAGAGCAAGGACTAGAACATGTTGTCGggcatgaaaataattttcgtctcagttttagaatgtacatgtaaaacttATTTATCAGTTATGTTTTGTTACCAAAACTTGTTAATAcgtttgtacatgctaaaataattttcgtctcactgagacaattattttgttgtgactTGTatccatttctcaaaaactacagcgcctcAGCAAGAAATATCAATGAaaactttctaccatcattaaaTCAGTGGACATTTGTGTGTTGTGTCCtgcaaaagtacccaaatcttttaaagggaaggtgcacgtttggtaactactcaaaacaaatattaacttaaaaactgacttggtaacaagcgcattggagagctgtggaaaactactccctctgaagtaatgtagtttttgagaaagaggtttattgctcactcaaatattaaaagacttctagccagaagtcttttattcctatctgaaagcacacaaattcgtccaacaagggtgttttttctttcaccattttctcgatgaccaattgagccaaaattttcacaggcttgttattttatggttatgatgggatacaccaagtgagaacactggtattTGATTGCAtaaacaggtacatgtacactgaacTGAAATAACAATAATCGAACTGGAAAGTTGCTAAATCAAAGTTCACTGGTTCAAAGTTGATATAGATTAAAATTAACTTTGGACTCCCTTATCTTTCAAAGCCCCGCCTACCACCAAGTATCTCTTCCCAAAAAGTGTtagtgcgccctctgttgactcaAAGGAGTCAATCAATTAAATCTACGGTAGTACCTGTAATTCTGTAGTGTAAACGACGGCGCGTTGGAGATAGAGTAATGAGCACCAGCCTACCTGTATATGTTTATTCGTTACCGGGGTGTTACAGGTGGCAATCGATATTTGTACACTGAAATTATTGATCGCGATCGTTAGTGAAAACATTGGAACTACAGTGCTGGATGGGTGGGTTTATTATGTAAAAAATCAATATGATGACTTTAGAATTTTCTATGCAATTATGACAAAGAGGCTTCAAGGAACGCTCCTGGTCCTGAAATGTGAAACTTTGAAAGTTTATAGGTGATTGCAATGggctaaaataaaaaacaaaacaggtctCGAGTCCGAAGTATTTTTGTATCTTGTCAACTTCCTTGTTTgttgagcgttttttttttcctggtggTGACAAAGTTTCTTCAAAGTTCCACGAGTCCAGTACTAGCTGCAGTCCCGGGTGAGACTGCTTGGATTCCATCTCATCATGCAAGGCTAACACAAGCACAGCACAGGTACCGTAAACTATTTATTTTGCTCtgtgaattgataaaaaattcAAGTGGGACAAATATCTCTGCTGCCTGTTAGTGTTGAgattatacaaaaataagaggGGAACTGTAGCATATACCGTATTTTGTTAATGTAAGTTAGCAATAGCAATCACTAGCAGGCCTGTGGCTGTACTGCAGAACCCAgccacgatttttttttctcattattttgaGGGGTTTGTAGCGgatgtttgaaaaattacagTTGTTTGCCTTGTACGTCATTTGTACATCAATGTTAATTCAAGTATATAGTGCCTGAGTAACTGGGTATATGGCTATAAATAGTAGATTAAACTCTAAATTCTAACCCAGTTACATGCACCTGGCGCCCTGGCCATCACATCACAAAGGACGTCATCTTGTTATTTGAAGCTTAGTGTGCGTGCAAACTGTGTGATAACAATTTTCGCAACCCAATATCCACCCAAAGCTTAAAATACATAGACCAAAGGGTTACGATGAACCATAGGATAAATTTTTGCAAATCGCTCCATCTGCGTCGGTTACGCTCTTGGTTTAGAATCAAATCAATTTAATGTTATTATCTCAATCGATTTTTAGTCCAAGATAAACTGTTAAACTGTTgcatcatttttaattttgtttctcttgTCTTATCTGTAGCATCATGAGTAACTTTAACATCACGGCTCCCAATGCGGGGAACTCGGCCATCTCTTTGGGAGGAGAATGGAGGAATCACGACAGAATGCAGGTGAGAATTATACAGATATGTGTCTTCACCATGAAAAGTTGATAAATCCTCCTTGGATACTGTAAAATTgcattgcatgttttttttgtaaacactgTTTGCATAACAGACTAGACAAATTTGACTTTTTTTCTCAGAATGAGTTTTGTCAATaactgattttaaaaaaaatacatagctTTGCACAACCTGGGAATGGGAAATTATTTCAACAAGAAACTTGTATGTTTTTAAATTGACTGTTGGCAATGTGTAACAATGTTAGGTTCCTGACAAAAATGTACTTGGTTTTTTTAACTTACTGTTACTCACTGaagacaagtttttttaattcagtGTCTAAAATGAAAACTTGTAGGTTTAGGTGGTTATggttacaattttttgttcacaatGTTACTTAATAATTCCCTGTGTTCAAAACTTAACCAAATTCTTGCAATTTCTCATTTTTCTCAACAGGCCAATAAATACAAGATGAGTGGCTTGGCAAACAGAGCGAAGAAGAAACCCAAAAGCAAGACTGGCGGCAAAGAGGACACAGGAAGACCTAAGTaagtcataaaaaaatataaaaaaattgaagaattttaaatctattgaaatattaaaccaactttttttgtggggtgtcgtggccgagtggtctagttcaACAGACccgagctctggtgttgtcagcagcagtgtatgggtttgattcccggtcatggcacttgtgctCTTgatcataattgctttgtaaaaagttggaaaggcagtgcattctgctctaccaaccaggctcctagGCGTGGACACCCacgcctacatccttacggactgtttCAGCCCCTGTTGAAAGTTAATTTGGgtcaacagcccaaatcagttaagagTAGCCCTCcccttgaagtggctgtctgGCAATGTACAAAAAATGAGCTCAGATCAGTTAAGTGTAGGCCTTGATGTAGTTGTCTGGCCTATTGCAGAAGAAAAACCAGTCAAACAAGTCTTACAGTCTTGTTTCATTTCTCATCCAATTCCGTGtttctttaaattagatccgaaCCCAGTTCCCAGCAGAGGCGTGGCTCCTCACCAGGCAGCCAAGCCCCATCAAGCAGTGCCCCACCCGGTGTCAAACAACGATGTGACAGAGTGTACGATGTTGAGCAAGAACCAGCAGCAAGAAAGAGTCTAGACAATCATCTCCCATTAAAGAAAACTCGAGCAGTGTCTAGAGACGAACAGGTGGGTGTTGCCATCTTGTATAATCTTGAAGTATTGTTTAACCCTCCTACATGTACTCCTTTTAACATCTTTTCGAGTGAGTTGATGAAATCATTCAACTGCACGGGTTGTGTATGATGGTGCAACTTAGCACTGAACTAACTGTGTTCATGCTTGAACAAACTTGATGCTTAAGGATGCACTTTCATAGTGCACACAGTAAACACAAtaaactaagcacaacaaatttgctaaaCAGAACAATTTTGGTATGGAGACACCTTTTACCTTAAAACTgtcaatttgtgtttgtttgattttcatttttgtaattttcagtCAGGAAGGCAGTACAAGTTGGGTGCCGGTATGGTGCTGACACGTGGACGAAGTAAAGTAGCAGTTACGATTAACACTGGCGAGGAGGAAGAAATTCCAAGGACTATCCCCAGAGCATCTTATCAAGGGtaagcagaatatgaacaagtAGTAGTTGAGGATAGTGTGTGCATGGTGGCTAAGTCACCTcagcccaatgtcatagagctgcctaagcagaaATAGTGATGAACAATTTTctactaagcagaaatgagcaggataccagtcacacattttacattaatctggtaagcaaaattttgttgtgctaagctactttgtGTACttcagcagctctttgaaattgggcaaagtgcccaatgtcataaagcctgtaagcacaaaaacttgctaagcaaagaaaaacttgcttagcaacaGTTTACCTGCAAACATACCATAGCGTTTACATTATTGCCACAggtaatttgatttgatttgaaatggatAATTAAAAGCAAAGATTATCGCCGCCAAAGGCTTAATTGCAGTCCAATtaccaaaagaaaagaaaaccaaaataacaaagagttaaaaaaacaagaaaccaataaataaaaccaatataaaaaaaacacagtgttgCACTTATTTTCAAAGAAgctgctaaacagctttttgaaattttgcccaGCTGTTGGTTCAAGACCATGAGCAAAGTACTTAAGATATAATTACTTCTCGTCATCCAGTGgcaatgggtacctgcaagggtacaGGGTGTTGTTTGGAATAGATACATGTAAGCAACCTCAGTGAGGAATTTCTCATTTGACTTAGTATCATTCTCTTTTTACTTCAACAGATCCTCTGTCGATCCGGAACGGTAAGCAGACAATCAATCATCTTCTCTTCTGCCACATTTTTTTGGCAATTCATAGAGGAACAATGTAGACTTATaagaaattttaaaacatttttgataTGTACTTATTGATTTCATCCCCTTTGtttataaaagtttgttttgtccACCGAGCTTCGTTTGACCACCTCAATCAAATTCTGATTATCGACACTagctgttgcatttttatgtcaCTCGCAAAAGCTTTTCACTTTATTGCAACAGTAATAATCTTATTATAGCAACGTGTTTCAACACATCACCAAGCGATTCATCCATTATTCATTGTGTGCACAACACACGTCATTCACTTTGTGTGCAGAATATCTCTCcttgattttgtttgaaaatcttAAACATTTACACGACTCCATCACATGCTTTTCAAAATGTCTTATCATGGTTTTtcgttctttctttttcttcatcgTAAAGGTTGtgacacacaaacacaaaactcAGAAATTGGGGGAAAATAGTTGTACAAATTAATCTTATTAcctttttgttatatttttttatatagaccAATAACTGATAACACTTAACTCGGTAAATAGCTCACTTAttattaagaaaaacaagaaaaacagtaATTTGTTTACTAAAAGTCATACTTTCATGTTAGTTTTAGAAAGTTTTTGTGGTGTTTTTAATGAAACTGGGTGGTGATGAAATTTGTAAAATACAATCATGCAATAACCAAATGTTGTACAAAGTTAAAAGGAAGGACATTTTTAAGGGGAACCTTTAAGAACAGGAGCATTTTGAAGGATGGTTTGACAAAGGTTATTGACTCGGCAAAGTCGCTCTGAACTCGGAAGGTAAAACAGCAGCTCCAAAAATCTGTTCTGTTGTGCATGCTTACTCCCTCTGGTATTAATCCACCATTTTCtgacaaaattaaaatggacTCTCAAGGCACAGTTGAGAATGAAAGCACAAGGCTGAATAACAGTTATATTTTTCTGTGGTATTCTTGACTTGATCTTCACCTTCGTGCTCTGCActtgaaaataacaaatttcaGGATTTTTAGAAAATGTGCTTTGCTCTGTTGAAAAGATATTAACACTTAAACTTATGACTTAAGAAGTCAGAAAACGTaaagggaaaaagggaagatcTGTTTGTGTTGTGAATTCTTGTTTTCACCCAATGAAGttattgaattcaattcaagaaattacacttaatttatttaattcctATTCCATTGCACACCTTCAACTTTGTGTCACTAGGCTGCTGTTTTGCCTTCACGTACTTCTGTCTCTTTCATTATAAACAAAGTCATACACAGAAAGTTGCACTAAGTCACGATTTGTTGCTCGGATTTGTCAGCCTTTGTTACACCTTAATTGTCATTATTAGGCATGCCACTGTCATACAGCCTACATTCTTCTTAGTGGAATAACACACCAATGTAATGTGaggtttttttgtgaaataatgatTTGAATCaacttacaaaacacaaatgagtccattttatttttaaagaaagatgTGGATTGCCATTCATATAACTCTAACAAACTCACATAAAAAGTTGCTTAACTGCACTTCATATAACAACTTGATTCCACTCACAtttgttaacaataataattgttaattACAATAACCCTCAATTAATCTAACAAATAATAAGGTACCAATTTTTATCAATTGGAATAAGTTTTTATCATAtgaaaaagttattttttgcACACCATTTCTTTTATTCACACATAATATGCATTGGGTTGGTCTTGGCAGAAAGCTTGTTTTTGCTGTAGTTTGGGCTctatttgtatacatgtagtcaaCACTGTCTTCTCCTCTGATCTTGGTTACGACCAGAACCCAGAAGCCATTCTAATTAACCCTTGACCCTGTCTCCCAAAGTTCCCTCCCGTCATATCGAGTGCACTCTTAACAACATCTAACACAACATGGTAGTTCAACACCACTGTTAATTTGCCATAACTGTCCTAATAAAATTGTAACTTTCAGATTTTCAAATCTGCCAGATCCCAATTAGATTAAATTAGATTAGATTTTATTTGTCATGCCCAGCATGAAAATCACTTTCTCGATTTGCACATTAAAATACAGTtattaaaaatagcacaaaacatCCATGAACCGTAGACATTAAAAAAGcaacaatataataaaaatatcacagtgcacaaataaatagttttaaaatacatcagaattaaaatattatacataaacttttttaaacatattttgaaCTTCCCAAAAATTATTACAATGTTCTTATTGCTATTTTATCCTAGTATGTATTTTGCTTTTCTAATTCCTAATATGTAACTAAAATTTTCTTCCTATTACTAAATATTGTTCTTATTGTTCTTTTTGCACTTTTGctgtgtttgtgttttggtGTTGGGATCTCTGTTCTGGAATTCTTGAACTAACCCCGATGATCAACGCCACCGTGACGCCACGCTTCAACGGACTAACTTCCTCTGGGAAAAAATTACTTTCTAATCCTTTGAAATCCTTTGATTTATCTCCAAATTCCCTAAAATGTTCTCATGAAACTTTGTGTAACATTGTTCAATCAAAAACGGGTTTAtattttctaaaaataaaaggGTAAACATGTACTCCCTTTTCCGGCAACGAAACCCAGAAAATACTGACAATCAGACAAAACTTGAAAGACTTCTCCATCAGAGTTTAATGACGGGGGGTGTAGACCTATCTAATCTGTTCCCTGATGATGCCAATGATCACTATAGCCCGGCCGGCAATAGGGGGAGAAGCCCTCGATCGAACACGAGGGCATCATCGGCGTCGATGAGTTTACAGTAAGTGTGTGATTGTTGTGCGGGTGAGGAATAACATTTGTTCTTTTGGTTTTTCTTTAATTCTCTATTCATTCttctaaatctgtgaaaatgggAATCGGTTTCTTATTAACAATTTATAACTTTGGTAATTTTTATATGAAATCGGCAACAAGTTATTTTGGTTTCAAGTCTGCACAGAATAATTTATACCGTTTTCATACTACAGTCATATAATATGTTATTGAATGATAATTGCATTTATTCATTACTTTATtatgttttatatatttatttttgttttgctctttttttttcttcttttttttccgaGGGGGTAGAGTGATCTGAAGGGAATAAAATGATGCTCCTGTTTTATGGCACTGCCCACATtgaaattctgcgcttgcagCCTGTACTATTATTCATTTTTTCAGAATTCCGTATGAATCAACAGAGTTATGAACTTGGGTTGTGGTGTTACCGAAAACTTAACATCAATAGCATGAAAGAGCCAGACTGTACAGGAGTGTTGGTAAAGTCACAAATGACAAACTCTGAAATCCTTgttaatttattgattttgtttccaTGGTAACAGGGAAGCTCTGATTGCCCAATTACAACAGCAGGTGTCTGACTTGACTTTGTTCTTAGAAGAGGAACGTTTGAATCACAAGGCAACGAAAGAAAAGGTAGGGTTCCAGACCTAGTATAGACgtttattattttcaataaGGTTGTGCAGACTATTTAAATTaagttacttttaaaataccttaagcaaaaaaaaggaaatgatcttttaaaaaaagacattggacaattttgtcaaagactggtttcctcacttggtgtatcccaacaaatgcatgaaataaaaaaactggcAAAGTTTGACCCAATTGGccattaaagttgcaagaaaaatgaacgaaaagaaaccttgttgcacaaatttgtgtgctttcagatgccttgaataggtttcaggcctggagtctttgaatatttgaacgagaaattacttctttctcaaaaactatgttacttcagagacggccgttttctcacaatgtttttgtactatcaacagctctccatttccaagtaagtttttatgctacaattattgtgagtaattacacatagtgtccagtgtttttaaacaccATCTTTCTATTTTATATCTTTAGTTGGCAAGTACACTGAAGGAGAAGTTACAAGACGTTGAGAGGAAACACATGGAGGAGCTAAGAGGTTTACAACAAGACCAAGACGACCAACTAGACATGATGAAACAGCTTCATGGCAAGGAGTTGGAACATCACAAGTCTGCCAGCAATGCTGTCCTTGGTCAGTACAATAAGCACCTAGAACAATCCTTCAAAAAAACACCTCCTGGTTTTGCTAAGTTTAATTGATTGGGTGCTGCACAACCACTTTACAAAATCTAAAATGACACTCCCAAAAATTAAGATTTTTGGGAGCACATTTTTCTTTGGAGTGACACAAGATtgtttgtgttaatttttttttttttttttttctttaataatcTTCGATGTCACTTGATCTTGCGTTTGCAAGATGACAAACATAAAttactttattttgttaaatcctCTCTCAGGGCGTATGAAGGGTGAGCTGGAGTTCCTACAGGGTGCCTTTGAGGCTTATAAAGGTACCCTTGTGCAGGATATGGAAGAGAAATGGGCTAAGAAAGAGAGCGATATGAAGATAAGATTCCAAGAGGATATGGACAAGGCGATACATGAGCAAAGTAAGTACCAAGAAGTACCAATGTTCTCATGGTCATATTTACATGATAAGACTTGACTCAGACAATCACACTTAATTTTTCAAACCAACCACTAGTTAACTTTTTGTCCTTGATCAAACTTGCTCAAAGTTagtaatgtttgaagctttctcctgaagatgagcagagtatactgtttgaaatgtcgagaccacAACGGCTCTTTACAGAGCCAatactccctcaaaagagattta
Protein-coding regions in this window:
- the LOC139940158 gene encoding uncharacterized protein isoform X1; the encoded protein is MSNFNITAPNAGNSAISLGGEWRNHDRMQANKYKMSGLANRAKKKPKSKTGGKEDTGRPKSEPSSQQRRGSSPGSQAPSSSAPPGVKQRCDRVYDVEQEPAARKSLDNHLPLKKTRAVSRDEQSGRQYKLGAGMVLTRGRSKVAVTINTGEEEEIPRTIPRASYQGSSVDPERVNMYSLFRQRNPENTDNQTKLERLLHQSLMTGGVDLSNLFPDDANDHYSPAGNRGRSPRSNTRASSASMSLQEALIAQLQQQVSDLTLFLEEERLNHKATKEKLASTLKEKLQDVERKHMEELRGLQQDQDDQLDMMKQLHGKELEHHKSASNAVLGRMKGELEFLQGAFEAYKGTLVQDMEEKWAKKESDMKIRFQEDMDKAIHEQRTDLLEDAMREKKNMNREFQRQIQLMNRDHKKEIEGMMNRFSSTSADVANLKRALEQLKRVQTQLDEKTDKLAVTEDNLKSTQHELQQLKVQLSNYKETFQDKVDEVDDKYKERIHLLMTENAELRRRYLQKCDELFTEKSVTEVKRVEKVTNTKELMQMLVHVKNRSNINIACADPLSDSKPRIPILRPVSAPGTKREALKAFRKAGETGHLKSSSDRKSPVRRPHTTYGQRKLSTSDSSTNSAQGSLFIPLARESLTNGSF
- the LOC139940157 gene encoding very long chain fatty acid elongase 4-like isoform X1, yielding MNHTMEFVSGLGAKVINIADQIQEHGVYKLCSADPRVTDWLLMKSPVPISCIIMGYLMMVWLGPRLMAKRKPLQMNYLLVVYNFSLVALSVYMFYEFRVISWKANYSYKCQPVDYSDSVLGKRMADVCWWFFFSKVIETLDTAFFILRKKNNQVTFLHVYHHSSMMVNWWLGVKLVAGGQSFFLAMINSFVHIIMYSYYGLSAMGPGMQKYLWWKRYITVLQLAQFIAIIVHTGYNLTIDCDFPQAFNYAVFFYCISLVMLFSNFYIRAYNSKDLKEDKYKV
- the LOC139940157 gene encoding very long chain fatty acid elongase 4-like isoform X2 — its product is MNHTMEFVSGLGAKVINIADQIQEHGDPRVTDWLLMKSPVPISCIIMGYLMMVWLGPRLMAKRKPLQMNYLLVVYNFSLVALSVYMFYEFRVISWKANYSYKCQPVDYSDSVLGKRMADVCWWFFFSKVIETLDTAFFILRKKNNQVTFLHVYHHSSMMVNWWLGVKLVAGGQSFFLAMINSFVHIIMYSYYGLSAMGPGMQKYLWWKRYITVLQLAQFIAIIVHTGYNLTIDCDFPQAFNYAVFFYCISLVMLFSNFYIRAYNSKDLKEDKYKV
- the LOC139940158 gene encoding flagellum-associated coiled-coil domain-containing protein 1-like isoform X2, which produces MSNFNITAPNAGNSAISLGGEWRNHDRMQANKYKMSGLANRAKKKPKSKTGGKEDTGRPKSEPSSQQRRGSSPGSQAPSSSAPPGVKQRCDRVYDVEQEPAARKSLDNHLPLKKTRAVSRDEQSGRQYKLGAGMVLTRGRSKVAVTINTGEEEEIPRTIPRASYQGSSVDPEREALIAQLQQQVSDLTLFLEEERLNHKATKEKLASTLKEKLQDVERKHMEELRGLQQDQDDQLDMMKQLHGKELEHHKSASNAVLGRMKGELEFLQGAFEAYKGTLVQDMEEKWAKKESDMKIRFQEDMDKAIHEQRTDLLEDAMREKKNMNREFQRQIQLMNRDHKKEIEGMMNRFSSTSADVANLKRALEQLKRVQTQLDEKTDKLAVTEDNLKSTQHELQQLKVQLSNYKETFQDKVDEVDDKYKERIHLLMTENAELRRRYLQKCDELFTEKSVTEVKRVEKVTNTKELMQMLVHVKNRSNINIACADPLSDSKPRIPILRPVSAPGTKREALKAFRKAGETGHLKSSSDRKSPVRRPHTTYGQRKLSTSDSSTNSAQGSLFIPLARESLTNGSF